The following coding sequences are from one Cydia splendana chromosome 15, ilCydSple1.2, whole genome shotgun sequence window:
- the LOC134797739 gene encoding SET domain-containing protein SmydA-8 has protein sequence MNKKSHKKKQKKRGKGDGRNKENIPEAEVEAEEVQEAQEVLPTPDLCYEVKHSDVMGRYLVARRDIRAGEIILEATALAVGPCAGCPIVCLGCYRELHDVALYKCDGCKWPLCNKTCFGRGRYTGHSTFECEALKKCPPNYNDMEDLKESYHALMPLRCLLLKKADPSKWAAVSAMEAHNALRKERPDIWPSNETHVLSRLRAWKMGFDDEEMHNICGILEVNAFEVGGGGANARALYDQAYLLAHDCTPSTTHTDAETKPNRPLTIRAAVPHKAGDLLSLCYAYTLQGTLKRREHIKHSKFFDCCCRRCADPTELGTFASAFRCPKCAGRVLPTAPLDPEAPWSCIDGCSYSMSAAAVQLLLKRLTDEFEQIDANDVPGFETFLHKYRNVIHGGHYLRLSALHSLSQLYGKAASYLIHEMPEPELHRKIEVCRELMKAFDVIEPGYSRLRGVTLYELHAPLMILTTRKFESKSISKDELRKRLKEIVGYLSEAALILGFEPSQSSEGLMASAAKDALKKIKTWEQIIGKIS, from the exons CAAAAGAAGCGCGGGAAAGGCGATGGAAGGAACAAGGAGAACATTCCCGAGGCCGAAGTCGAGGCCGAGGAGGTCCAGGAGGCCCAGGAGGTCCTACCGACGCCTGACCTGTGCTATGAGGTCAAACACTCGGATGTTATGGGACG GTACTTAGTGGCTCGTCGCGACATACGCGCCGGCGAGATAATCCTGGAAGCCACTGCGTTGGCTGTAGGCCCGTGCGCAGGCTGTCCCATCGTGTGCCTCGGGTGCTACCGAGAGCTGCATGACGTGGCCTTATACAA GTGTGACGGCTGCAAATGGCCCCTGTGCAACAAGACGTGCTTCGGCCGAGGTCGGTACACTGGGCACTCCACGTTTGAGTGCGAGGCGTTGAAGAAGTGCCCTCCCAACTACAATGATATGGAGGATTTGAAGGAATCCTACCACGCGTTGATGCCCTTAAG GTGCCTCCTCCTAAAAAAGGCGGACCCATCCAAATGGGCAGCGGTGTCAGCCATGGAAGCCCATAATGCTCTTCGGAAGGAAAGACCAGATATATGGCCCAGCAACGAGACCCATGTGCTGAGCCGGCTGAGGGCGTGGAAAATGGGGTTTGATGATGAAGAGATGCATAATATCTGTGGAATTCTTGAG GTGAACGCCTTCGAAGTCGGTGGAGGTGGGGCTAACGCGCGCGCGCTCTACGACCAAGCGTATCTCCTGGCTCACGACTGCACTCCAAGTACAACCCACACAGACGCCGAGACGAAGCCAAACAGACCTCTTACCATACGAGCAGCCGTGCCGCATAAGGCAGGCGACTTATTATCGCTGTGCTATGCGTATACGTTACAG GGCACTTTAAAACGCCGCGAGCACATCAAACACAGTAAGTTCTTCGACTGCTGCTGCCGGCGCTGCGCTGACCCCACCGAGCTCGGCACTTTCGCCAGCGCCTTCCGGTGCCCCAAGTGTGCGGGCCGCGTGCTGCCCACGGCGCCACTGGACCCCGAAGCACCTTGGAGCTGTATAGATGGATGTAGCTACAGTATGTCTGCGGCTGCTGTTCAACTGCTGCTTAAAAG GTTAACAGACGAGTTTGAACAAATCGACGCAAATGACGTGCCCGGCTTCGAAACCTTCCTTCACAAGTACCGCAACGTTATACACGGGGGGCACTACCTGCGGCTTTCTGCTCTTCACTCGTTGTCGCAGCTTTACGGAAAAGCAGCGAGCTACCTCATCCATGAGATGCCGGAGCCTGAGCTGCATAGGAAGATTGAGGTGTGCCGTGAGCTGATGAAGGCCTTTGATGTTATTGAGCCGGGATATTCTAGGTTGCGAG GTGTTACGCTGTACGAGCTGCACGCACCACTGATGATCCTGACCACACGCAAGTTTGAGAGCAAATCCATCTCTAAGGACGAGCTGCGTAAAAGGCTCAAAGAG ATCGTGGGTTACCTCTCCGAAGCTGCTCTGATTCTCGGCTTCGAGCCTTCCCAGTCCTCCGAAGGTCTGATGGCATCCGCCGCCAAGGATGCCCTCAAGAAGATCAAGACTTGGGAGCAAATCATCGGCAAGATCTCGTGA
- the LOC134797295 gene encoding SET domain-containing protein SmydA-8 produces MKSLGSCYVCLSPSSQKCSGCQEVHYCSREHQKQHWKQHKHQCTPVRVKEDDKVGRFLEATRDIKPGDIVVKEKPLITGPSQVTPPVCLGCYKQLETGKTVDCELCGWPFCSQDCTMRDEHTPECHYTDKRGEKVSIPSSSFGVPHPNYQCITVLRCLYQRDHDVKLWEKLQALESHCEDRRGTDKWQNDRKMIAEFIWKFFKLDGVFSEEEIMKCCGILQINGHEVPLLEPEYVSVFDRISMVEHNCRANCNKSFTSDGQIVLCAGQDIPSGSHITVCYTDPLWGTEARRHHLADSKFFECACARCADPTELGTNYSAIKCKKKGCKGYLLPETFLVPILHKTKSPDPSTRNLDLKMWVCRVCKDAVSDAIMQQLLQDIGRELSIMPKGDADACERFINHCSAYLYPRHYYLTDVSLALAQLIGQESELGLASVSDDRLLLKTQLCRSIADLLDTLAPAEVRLRGTLLFELHAAVAETGRRKSITDGPGVMLGYVSESRRILLESVQLLKHEPPELPEGRIAQQARSNIIHMDELIKNLAANLPAPL; encoded by the exons ATGAAATCCCTCGGCTCCTGCTACGTCTGCCTCTCCCCATCCTCCCAAAAATGCTCCGGCTGCCAAGAAGTCCACTACTGCTCTCGAGAGCATCAGAAGCAACATTGGAAACAGCACAAGCACCAATGCACGCCGGTCAGGGTGAAGGAGGATGATAAGGTTGGGAGGTTCCTTGAGGCGACAAGAGATATCAAGCCTGGTGATATTGTGGTGAAGGAAAAGCCTCTGATAACGGGACCTTCGCAA GTGACTCCACCAGTATGTCTCGGTTGCTACAAGCAGTTGGAAACTGGTAAAACGGTGGACTGCGAGCTGTGCGGTTGGCCCTTCTGCTCTCAAGACTGCACTATGCGAGACGAGCATACACCAGAGTGCCACTACACCGATAAAAGGGGGGAGAAG GTATCcataccatcatcatcattcggcGTGCCGCACCCAAACTACCAGTGTATCACTGTTCTCCGCTGCCTCTACCAGCGCGACCACGACGTCAAACTATGGGAGAAGCTCCAAGCCCTGGAGTCACACTGTGAAGACCGCCGTGGGACTGACAAATGGCAGAACGATAGGAAGATGATCGCGGAGTTTATCTGGAAGTTCTTCAAGTTGGACGGGGTGTTCAGCGAGGAGGAGATTATGAAGTGCTGCGGGATTTTACAG ATAAACGGCCACGAAGTCCCATTACTGGAGCCGGAGTATGTGTCAGTCTTCGATCGCATCTCCATGGTGGAGCACAACTGCCGCGCCAACTGCAATAAGAGCTTCACGTCTGATGGGCAAATT GTCCTCTGCGCCGGCCAGGACATCCCCTCAGGCAGCCACATCACCGTGTGCTACACAGACCCGCTCTGGGGCACCGAAGCTCGTCGTCATCATCTCGCGGACTCCAAGTTCTTCGAATGTGCGTGCGCGCGCTGCGCGGATCCTACGGAGCTCGGGACTAATTACAGCgctattaaatgtaaaaagaa GGGCTGCAAAGGCTACCTCCTCCCGGAGACCTTCCTCGTCCCAATCCTGCACAAGACCAAGTCCCCAGACCCGTCGACCCGCAACCTGGACCTGAAGATGTGGGTCTGCCGGGTCTGCAAGGACGCTGTCTCTGACGCCATCATGCAACAGCTGCTCCAGGATATCGGGAGGGAGCTCAGCATCATGCCGAAGGGAGATGCTGATGCTTGTGAAAG GTTCATAAACCACTGCAGCGCCTACCTATACCCTCGGCACTACTACCTAACAGACGTCTCTCTAGCTCTAGCCCAGCTGATTGGTCAGGAGAGCGAGCTGGGCTTGGCTTCAGTGAGCGATGACAGGCTTCTACTGAAGACTCAGCTCTGTCGCAGCATTGCTGATCTACTTGACACCTTGGCACCTG CGGAGGTCCGCCTGCGGGGCACCCTGCTCTTCGAGCTACATGCTGCAGTGGCAGAGACTGGACGGAGGAAGTCCATAACTGATGGTCCTGGGGTCATGCTCGGATATGTCTCG GAGTCACGGCGAATCCTCCTGGAATCCGTACAGCTGCTGAAGCACGAGCCCCCGGAACTGCCCGAAGGCCGCATCGCTCAGCAGGCTCGCTCCAACATTATACATATGGACGAGCTCATCAAGAACTTGGCTGCCAATCTACCCGCCCCTCTTTAA